GCATCTCTTTTGGCCCGGGCACAGGGGTTGGTTTGTTTTCGATCCTGATATCGCGGTTATTGTACCAGTAGGAAACCTTCATTGCCTGACTTTTTTCTAAAGCGGTCAGCCCTGCTTCTTCAGTCTCTTGTACAGATCGAAGGCAGCCGCCGGGGTTGCGTCGTCGTGCACAACGGCCCTTATGGCCTTGATCATGGCTATCGGCGCCGCCGATTGAAATATATTGCGACCCATGTCCACACCGGCTGCGCCTCTCTGGATTGCATTGTGGGCCATGGTCAGGGCGTCGAGTTCCGGTATCTTCTTGCCTCCGGCCATGACGATCGGCACAGGGCACGAAGCGGTGACGGTTTCAAAATCTTTCTCCACGTAATAGCTCTTGATGTAATGGGCGCCGAGTTCCGCACAAATTCTGCAGGCGAGGCGAAAGTACTTGGCATCGCGTGCCATGTCCTTGCCCACGGCGGTTACCGCCATGGTGGGAATGCCGTACCGGTTACCTATATCGACCATACGGGTCATATTGATAATCGACTGCCGTTCGTATTCTCCGCCGACAAAAACCTGTACGGCCATGGCGCAGACGTTGAGACGTATAGACTCTTCTATATCGACAGCAATCTCTTCATTCGACAACTCTTTGAGAATACTCGCCCCTCCGGAAACCCTGAGAACTATCGATTTGGAGGTCGAGGGCGGGACAATGGAGCGTAAGATTCCTCTCGTGAGCATGAGCGTATCCGCGTAGGGCTCTAAGGGAAGGATATTGATATCGACCCGCTCAAGGCCCGTGGTCGGTCCCTGAAAGTATCCGTGGTCGATGGCGAGCATGACCGTCCTGCCGGACACGGGGTTAAATATCCTCGAAAGCCTGTTCTTCATTCCCCAGTCCAGGGAATTGGAGCCCTTGAGGAAAAAGCCCTCTGTGGTCTGCGGTTTGTCCGCGTGAAACATCTTGGCTTCTTTGATATCGTCTGTATCGGCCATTTCTATTCTTCTCCTTTTCTGTTCAAAACTTTTTGCGCGGGCTTATGCGAAACGAAGTACTGTAGATACTTACCCGCTTACCCACGGAGCTTAGATCTTAGCGCACAAAGTGAGCGCCTCTGCTCACCCGATTCTTGAAGGCAAAGCCTGTAACGATAAGCGCCGTTTGTATACCGTTTCTGAGATTGATCACCATGGGGGCAAGGTGCGCCCGTCTGTAAAAATCATCTATTCTATTCTTCAGGTAACTCAAGTCTGCGCGCGCACGCTCAAGCCTTTTCACGGTCCGTATGATACCAACATAGTTCCACATGGTCGATTTGATGCTCACCCAATCCTGCTGAATGAGCGCCGGGTCAACCTCTTCTTCGGTTTCGGGAAAACGCCAGGGCGGTATCTCCGATTCCTTGTAGAACTTCTTGTCTTTGAAGTGCTCCGTAATATGCTCAGCCGAACGTATGCCCCAGACAAGTCCTTCGAGCAGCGACGTAGACCCGAGTCTGTTGGCGCCATGCAGGCCCGTTGCAGCGACCTCCCCCACAGCATAGAGGTTCCTGAGCGATGTCCTGCCCCAGAGATCGACCTGCACGCCTCCGCAACTAAAGTGGGCAGCCGGGACAACTGGTATGGGGACCTTCTGTATATCGATATCGAGCGAGAGGCAGCGTTTATAAATCATGGGGAAGCGCTTCTTGATGTTAATATCCGTATGGGACGCTACATCCAGATACACATAGGAATCGCCCCTCTTGAGCATCTCCTCGTACATTGCCCTGCAAACCTCATCCCTCGGGGCGAGATCAGCCAAAGGCGAGTACTTGGCCATAAAGTACGACCCGTCCTTTGTCATGAGCTTGCCACCTTCTCCTCGCACCGCTTCTGAGATGAGAAAACCGTCGGCGTCTTTATGAAAGAGTGTCGTGGGATGGAACTGTACGTATTCCATATTGATGAGCCGGGCGCCGGCCCTGTCGGCCATGGCAAACCCGTCTCCCGTGGCGCCGGAGGGATTCGTGGTATGTTGGTAGATCCGCCCGAGACCGCCTGTAGCAAGGATTGTATACGCAGAAAATATACGTTCGACCTGCTCGCTTATGTTGTTAAGCGCGTAGGCCCCGATGCACTGCGGCTCCATGTAGAGGGCCAGTGGATTGGTGGAGTGGTGTGGTATCGAAAGGAGATCGATGGCCGTATAGTTATTGAAGACCCTCACGTTCTTGAATTCTTTGAGCTTGGCCACAAGATGTTCTTCAATGGCTTTGCCTGTTGAGTCCATGCAATGGAGGATGCGCCGGCGCGAGTGACCCCCTTCTCTGGCAAATTCATATCCGTTCTCCGTGGAGCGGGAAAATGGTACACCGACCTTGTTGATAAGAAAATCCTCTACGAGTCGCGGTCCCTCGTGGGCCACAATTTTCACAGCCTCAAGATTGGAGATACCGTCACCGGTTTGTACCACATCATCTATGAGTACGTCGGGAGAATCATCGATGCCCAGGGTGACTATTCCTCCCTGTGCGTAAAAAGTATTCGACTCCTCCATGGAATCCTGTTTGGTTACGATGATGATATCGAGGCCCTGCTCGGCCGCTGTGATGGCTGCACAAAGCCCTGCGATACCTGATCCAATGACAAGAAGTTCGCACGAGTGTCTTAGGTCTTTATTCATCTTATGTAAGCTTAAGCATCCTTTCGAGGGCTACCCTCGCGTATTGTGCCACTTCCGCTTCAACCGTCACTTCCTGAACAGGTCTTCCCTCAACGAGACTTTCGAGCACATGGAGCAATCTCAGGCCGGTGAGTTTGGCCATCTCGCG
The sequence above is drawn from the Syntrophorhabdaceae bacterium genome and encodes:
- the lsrF gene encoding 3-hydroxy-5-phosphonooxypentane-2,4-dione thiolase, which encodes MADTDDIKEAKMFHADKPQTTEGFFLKGSNSLDWGMKNRLSRIFNPVSGRTVMLAIDHGYFQGPTTGLERVDINILPLEPYADTLMLTRGILRSIVPPSTSKSIVLRVSGGASILKELSNEEIAVDIEESIRLNVCAMAVQVFVGGEYERQSIINMTRMVDIGNRYGIPTMAVTAVGKDMARDAKYFRLACRICAELGAHYIKSYYVEKDFETVTASCPVPIVMAGGKKIPELDALTMAHNAIQRGAAGVDMGRNIFQSAAPIAMIKAIRAVVHDDATPAAAFDLYKRLKKQG
- the nadB gene encoding L-aspartate oxidase; this encodes MNKDLRHSCELLVIGSGIAGLCAAITAAEQGLDIIIVTKQDSMEESNTFYAQGGIVTLGIDDSPDVLIDDVVQTGDGISNLEAVKIVAHEGPRLVEDFLINKVGVPFSRSTENGYEFAREGGHSRRRILHCMDSTGKAIEEHLVAKLKEFKNVRVFNNYTAIDLLSIPHHSTNPLALYMEPQCIGAYALNNISEQVERIFSAYTILATGGLGRIYQHTTNPSGATGDGFAMADRAGARLINMEYVQFHPTTLFHKDADGFLISEAVRGEGGKLMTKDGSYFMAKYSPLADLAPRDEVCRAMYEEMLKRGDSYVYLDVASHTDINIKKRFPMIYKRCLSLDIDIQKVPIPVVPAAHFSCGGVQVDLWGRTSLRNLYAVGEVAATGLHGANRLGSTSLLEGLVWGIRSAEHITEHFKDKKFYKESEIPPWRFPETEEEVDPALIQQDWVSIKSTMWNYVGIIRTVKRLERARADLSYLKNRIDDFYRRAHLAPMVINLRNGIQTALIVTGFAFKNRVSRGAHFVR